Proteins encoded within one genomic window of Streptomyces taklimakanensis:
- a CDS encoding CGNR zinc finger domain-containing protein has product MRAGFPEFRLGNVLATSFTGTLSERHGNAVERIPTPGRLVDWLAVNGLAVDSCTTAQLDLARELRESIHAAATAAALREALPVSAVHVINDRSARGRAAAILTPEGERRWRLGSTSCVEDALSVIAADAIGIIAGERDGRLALCASPTCRAAFFDTSQSRTRKWCDMNTCGNRQKKARFNAKQRGTPGPTE; this is encoded by the coding sequence ATGCGCGCTGGGTTCCCCGAGTTCCGCCTCGGCAACGTGCTGGCGACCAGCTTCACGGGGACTCTGTCGGAGCGTCACGGCAACGCTGTGGAGCGCATTCCCACGCCGGGCCGACTCGTCGACTGGCTGGCGGTGAACGGCCTCGCCGTGGACTCCTGCACCACCGCCCAGCTCGACCTCGCTCGGGAGCTGAGGGAGTCGATCCACGCCGCCGCGACAGCGGCCGCGCTCCGGGAGGCTCTCCCCGTGTCCGCTGTCCACGTCATCAACGACCGCAGCGCTCGGGGTCGGGCCGCGGCGATCCTGACGCCCGAGGGCGAGCGGCGATGGCGGCTCGGCTCGACTTCCTGCGTGGAAGACGCCCTCAGCGTGATCGCCGCCGACGCGATCGGCATCATCGCGGGCGAACGAGACGGACGACTGGCCCTGTGCGCGTCACCGACCTGCCGAGCCGCCTTCTTCGACACCAGTCAGAGCCGCACTCGCAAGTGGTGCGACATGAACACCTGTGGCAATCGCCAGAAGAAAGCGCGCTTCAACGCCAAGCAGCGCGGAACTCCCGGGCCGACGGAGTGA
- the argC gene encoding N-acetyl-gamma-glutamyl-phosphate reductase, with product MAVRAAVAGASGYAGGELLRLLAAHPEVEIGALTGNSNAGQRLGALQPHLSPLADRVLEATTTEALSDHDVVFLALPHGRSASVAERLGDEVLVVDCGADFRLRDPAAWERFYGTPHAGTWPYGLPELPGAREALKGSRRVAVPGCYPTTVTLSLFPAFAAGLVEPDVVVVAATGTSGAGKALKPHLLGSEVMGSMSPYGVGGVHRHTPEMVQNLSAVADEPVTVSFTPTLAPMSRGILATCTAKARPGVDGDRLREAYEKALAPEPFVHLLPEGQWPSTAAVYGSNTVLVQVAYDEAAHRVVVVGALDNLTKGTAGGAVQSMNIALGVPEGTGLPVTGVAP from the coding sequence ATGGCGGTACGAGCGGCAGTGGCGGGGGCCAGCGGCTACGCGGGGGGCGAACTCCTGCGCCTGCTGGCCGCGCACCCCGAGGTCGAGATCGGCGCGCTGACGGGCAACTCCAACGCCGGGCAGCGCCTGGGCGCGCTCCAGCCCCACCTGTCACCGCTGGCCGACCGCGTCCTGGAGGCGACCACGACCGAGGCGCTGAGCGACCACGACGTGGTCTTCCTCGCCCTGCCGCACGGTCGGTCGGCGTCCGTCGCCGAGCGGCTCGGCGACGAGGTGCTGGTCGTCGACTGCGGGGCGGACTTCCGGCTGAGGGACCCGGCCGCCTGGGAACGCTTCTACGGCACGCCCCACGCCGGCACCTGGCCGTACGGCCTCCCCGAGCTGCCGGGGGCCCGCGAGGCGCTGAAGGGGTCCCGGCGCGTCGCGGTCCCCGGCTGTTACCCGACGACCGTCACGCTCTCGCTCTTCCCGGCCTTCGCGGCGGGGCTGGTGGAGCCCGACGTGGTGGTGGTCGCGGCCACCGGGACGTCCGGGGCGGGCAAGGCGCTCAAGCCCCACCTGCTGGGCAGCGAGGTGATGGGCTCGATGAGTCCGTACGGCGTCGGCGGCGTTCACCGGCACACCCCGGAGATGGTCCAGAACCTCTCGGCGGTGGCGGACGAACCGGTCACCGTCTCCTTCACCCCGACCCTCGCCCCGATGTCCCGCGGCATCCTCGCCACCTGCACCGCCAAGGCCCGCCCGGGAGTGGACGGCGACCGACTCCGCGAGGCGTACGAGAAGGCGCTGGCCCCCGAGCCGTTCGTCCACCTGCTGCCCGAGGGGCAGTGGCCGTCCACCGCGGCCGTGTACGGCTCCAACACCGTGCTGGTGCAGGTCGCCTACGACGAGGCCGCCCACCGCGTCGTCGTCGTGGGCGCCCTCGACAACCTCACCAAGGGCACCGCCGGAGGCGCGGTGCAGAGCATGAACATCGCCCTGGGGGTTCCCGAGGGGACCGGGCTCCCGGTGACCGGGGTCGCCCCGTGA
- a CDS encoding epoxide hydrolase family protein, producing the protein MPRPTSDVQAFETRATDADLDDLRARLAAARLPEAETVHRAAPGPRRWQQGVPLADLVDVVDYWRTEYDWRSFEERLDRVGQFRTTIDGLGIHFLHRRSARADAIPLILTHGWPDSVVRFVDVVDELADPKDADVPAFHVVVPSLPGFGHSDKPATTGWGTERIAAAWVELMGRLGYSRFAAHGGDWGGNITTVLGGRFPAHVLGIHTTFAEAPPGLTTEGLTAVERAWTEETRDFWRHRAAYAKQQATRPQTIGYSLVDSPVGLLAWILDKFAEWTDTEDSPFETVSRDRVLDNVTLYWLTRTGASSARIYYESHNSLDPELRVDVPSAITMYPRDVEKCPRPWARERYRRIVRWRSPESGGHFPSLEVPEYFVKDLQEGLAAVSATHR; encoded by the coding sequence ATGCCCCGCCCGACCAGCGACGTGCAGGCATTCGAAACCCGCGCAACCGACGCCGACCTCGACGACCTGCGCGCGCGACTGGCCGCGGCCCGATTGCCGGAGGCCGAGACGGTCCATCGCGCCGCGCCCGGCCCCCGCCGATGGCAACAAGGCGTGCCCCTCGCCGACCTCGTCGACGTCGTGGACTACTGGCGCACCGAGTACGACTGGCGGTCGTTCGAAGAGCGCCTTGACCGTGTCGGCCAGTTCCGCACGACCATCGACGGCCTGGGAATCCACTTCCTGCACCGCCGGTCCGCGCGCGCGGACGCCATTCCTCTGATCTTGACGCACGGCTGGCCGGACAGCGTTGTTCGGTTCGTCGATGTGGTGGACGAGCTGGCGGATCCCAAAGACGCGGACGTGCCGGCGTTCCACGTCGTGGTCCCGTCGCTGCCGGGCTTCGGTCACAGCGACAAGCCGGCCACCACCGGGTGGGGAACCGAAAGGATCGCGGCCGCATGGGTGGAACTGATGGGGAGGCTCGGCTACAGCAGGTTCGCGGCCCACGGCGGCGACTGGGGAGGCAATATCACCACGGTTCTCGGCGGCAGGTTCCCGGCGCACGTTCTCGGCATCCACACGACGTTCGCGGAGGCGCCGCCCGGGTTGACGACAGAGGGGCTGACGGCGGTCGAGCGCGCGTGGACCGAGGAGACCCGCGATTTCTGGCGCCACCGCGCGGCGTACGCGAAGCAGCAGGCGACCCGACCGCAGACCATCGGCTACTCGCTCGTCGACTCACCGGTCGGGCTCCTCGCCTGGATCCTCGACAAGTTCGCCGAGTGGACGGACACCGAGGACAGCCCGTTCGAGACGGTTTCCAGGGACAGGGTTCTCGACAACGTCACCCTGTACTGGCTGACGCGGACCGGCGCGTCGTCGGCCCGCATCTACTACGAAAGCCACAACTCGCTGGACCCCGAACTCCGGGTCGACGTCCCGTCGGCCATCACCATGTATCCCCGCGATGTCGAGAAGTGCCCGCGCCCCTGGGCACGGGAGCGGTACCGACGAATCGTCCGGTGGAGGTCACCCGAGAGCGGGGGACACTTCCCGTCGCTGGAGGTTCCCGAGTACTTCGTCAAGGATCTGCAAGAGGGCCTCGCGGCAGTGTCGGCCACTCATCGGTGA
- a CDS encoding MerR family transcriptional regulator: MEWSIREIARSAGTTSRTLRHYDAIGLLRPSRIGHGGTRYYDEHALVRLQRILLLRELGLGLAAISDALDGQRDAAAALRTHLRLLERERERLGRQIESVRTTLDRMEGGEPLMPDEVLDGFDHTLHKDEVIERWGRDAYERGDRWWRSLSPDDKKELQQRQVDIATAFARAHRAGLAPDSDEVSAITRRHYEWIAIGWQGRPTAEQFAGLGQLYVDDPRFTATYDRHGEGTAAFVRDAMAAYAEREL; encoded by the coding sequence ATGGAGTGGTCGATTCGGGAGATCGCCCGCTCGGCCGGGACGACCAGCCGCACCCTGCGTCACTACGACGCCATCGGGCTGCTGCGTCCCAGCCGGATCGGGCACGGCGGGACCCGCTACTACGACGAGCACGCGCTGGTGCGGCTCCAGCGGATCCTGCTCCTGCGCGAACTCGGCCTGGGACTGGCCGCCATCTCCGACGCCCTCGACGGGCAGCGGGACGCGGCCGCCGCGCTGCGCACCCACCTGAGGCTGCTCGAACGGGAGAGGGAGCGACTGGGGCGGCAGATCGAGTCGGTACGGACGACATTGGACAGGATGGAAGGAGGCGAGCCCCTGATGCCGGACGAGGTTCTCGACGGTTTCGACCACACGCTCCACAAGGACGAGGTGATCGAACGCTGGGGTCGCGACGCCTACGAGCGGGGCGACCGTTGGTGGCGCTCGTTGTCACCGGACGACAAGAAGGAGCTCCAACAGCGACAGGTCGACATCGCCACCGCCTTCGCCCGCGCCCACCGGGCCGGTCTCGCGCCGGACAGCGACGAGGTGTCGGCGATCACCCGACGGCACTACGAGTGGATCGCGATCGGCTGGCAGGGCAGGCCGACCGCGGAGCAGTTCGCCGGGCTCGGGCAGTTGTACGTCGACGACCCGCGCTTCACCGCCACCTACGACCGACACGGCGAGGGCACGGCGGCCTTCGTCCGCGACGCGATGGCCGCCTACGCCGAACGCGAGCTGTGA